One Argonema galeatum A003/A1 genomic region harbors:
- a CDS encoding NAD(P)H dehydrogenase subunit NdhS, producing the protein MILPGSAVRVKNIGDTYYGYQGLVQRVSDGKAAVLFEGGNWDKLVTFRLSEIELVDATAGRKKK; encoded by the coding sequence ATGATTTTGCCAGGTTCAGCAGTTCGCGTGAAGAATATAGGCGATACTTACTACGGTTATCAAGGGCTAGTTCAACGGGTTAGCGATGGTAAAGCAGCAGTCCTTTTTGAAGGCGGAAATTGGGATAAATTGGTAACTTTCCGCCTGTCAGAAATCGAATTGGTAGACGCCACTGCTGGACGCAAAAAAAAGTAA
- a CDS encoding cation:proton antiporter, translated as MESALETLHEPIVPFAILLVVILTVPALFERLRLPGLVGLLVAGVVLGPNALNVLQKEMPTMKLLSDIGLVYLMFVAGLEIDMALFRKTKHRSAGFGTFTFLVPLIVGTIVGRIFGFGWNASILIGSLFASHTLLAYPIVSRLGVVGNEAVTVTIGATIFTDIGSLLVLAVCIGINKGNFTIVSLITLLGSLIVYSAIVLFGFDWAGRQFFRRTGDDEGNQFLFVLLAVFLAALGAQLIGVEKIVGAFLAGLAVNDAVGEGPVKEKVIFVGSVLFIPIFFVDMGLLIDIPSFIKSLGSIWLTVAIVAGLIGSKFLAALFAKLVYRYNWQEMLTMWSLSLPQVAATLAATLVGYKAGLLTEAVLNSVLVLMLVTATLGPLITSRVAVGLTVPETNLDAGLNALDEEFVSPTRSGFTVVVPVYNPQTQRYLIEMAALLARHEGGRIVPLAIALAHAHMDAPELELAQQQGDILLEKAAQLSLELGLEAEPLLRIDDSVAQGISRASREQNASLIVIGWGKRTGFRARLFGNLIDSVLWAAHCRVAVMRLLNSPMQIGRILVPIENLTAQAVLPVRFAQILAEANQAQVTLLHICDRRITASRRAWNQSQLTLLASKWVPQNNFEIQITPHDDVVKAILNTAKSSDLVILRSKRLRTAGGLVISDVTTQLVQQLTCSLVMLGEPQRTLTGISFPESSSTNAAGISS; from the coding sequence ATGGAATCAGCCTTAGAAACTCTTCACGAGCCGATCGTTCCCTTCGCTATTCTGCTGGTGGTTATTTTAACCGTACCCGCCCTCTTCGAGCGACTGCGATTGCCGGGATTAGTCGGTTTGCTAGTAGCGGGAGTAGTACTCGGCCCTAACGCGCTGAATGTACTTCAGAAAGAAATGCCGACGATGAAGCTGCTATCAGATATTGGATTAGTTTATCTGATGTTTGTGGCAGGGCTAGAAATTGACATGGCATTATTCCGCAAAACCAAGCATCGCTCGGCTGGTTTTGGCACTTTTACTTTTCTGGTTCCCCTGATTGTAGGAACGATCGTGGGGCGTATTTTTGGCTTTGGCTGGAACGCTTCCATTTTGATTGGCTCTTTGTTTGCCTCTCATACCCTCTTGGCTTATCCTATAGTCAGTCGTTTAGGGGTGGTGGGAAACGAAGCCGTCACCGTCACTATTGGCGCGACGATTTTCACCGATATTGGCTCTCTACTCGTTTTAGCAGTTTGTATCGGCATTAATAAGGGGAACTTCACCATTGTCAGTCTCATTACCCTGTTGGGTTCGTTGATTGTCTACTCTGCGATCGTGTTGTTTGGCTTTGATTGGGCGGGAAGACAATTTTTTCGCCGCACAGGGGACGATGAGGGCAATCAGTTCTTGTTCGTACTCCTGGCGGTTTTTCTGGCAGCGTTGGGAGCTCAGCTGATCGGAGTAGAAAAAATTGTTGGTGCTTTTTTGGCTGGTTTGGCAGTGAATGATGCCGTGGGCGAAGGGCCGGTAAAAGAAAAAGTTATTTTTGTTGGTAGTGTCCTATTCATTCCCATCTTTTTTGTGGATATGGGATTGCTGATAGATATCCCAAGTTTTATTAAAAGTCTGGGATCGATTTGGCTGACAGTAGCGATTGTGGCGGGTTTGATTGGCAGTAAATTTTTGGCGGCTTTGTTTGCCAAACTGGTTTATCGCTACAACTGGCAGGAAATGCTGACGATGTGGTCGCTGTCGCTGCCGCAAGTGGCGGCAACTTTAGCGGCGACGTTGGTGGGTTATAAGGCTGGGTTGCTGACTGAAGCGGTATTGAATAGCGTTCTTGTGTTGATGCTGGTGACGGCAACTCTGGGGCCATTGATTACCAGTCGGGTTGCTGTGGGGCTAACTGTACCGGAAACCAATTTGGATGCTGGCTTAAACGCTCTTGATGAGGAATTTGTAAGTCCAACGCGATCGGGTTTTACTGTAGTGGTTCCGGTTTATAATCCTCAGACCCAGCGATATTTAATTGAAATGGCAGCTTTGTTGGCACGCCATGAGGGCGGTCGGATTGTGCCGTTGGCGATCGCTCTGGCTCACGCTCACATGGATGCCCCAGAACTAGAATTAGCTCAGCAGCAGGGTGATATACTGCTGGAAAAGGCAGCGCAACTGAGTCTAGAACTGGGTTTGGAGGCAGAACCCTTACTGCGAATTGACGATAGCGTCGCCCAAGGAATTAGCCGTGCGAGTCGCGAACAAAATGCCAGTCTCATTGTGATAGGTTGGGGTAAAAGAACTGGGTTTCGGGCTCGCTTGTTTGGCAACCTGATTGATAGCGTGCTTTGGGCGGCTCATTGTCGGGTGGCGGTGATGCGCCTGCTCAATTCGCCGATGCAAATAGGGCGCATTTTGGTTCCGATTGAAAATTTAACAGCGCAGGCGGTGCTACCTGTGCGGTTTGCACAAATTCTAGCTGAGGCGAATCAGGCACAGGTGACGCTGTTACATATATGCGATCGCAGAATCACAGCGAGCCGACGCGCTTGGAACCAGTCTCAGCTGACTCTACTCGCCTCAAAATGGGTGCCTCAAAATAACTTTGAAATTCAAATCACTCCCCACGATGATGTGGTAAAAGCAATACTGAATACTGCGAAATCCTCCGATCTGGTTATCCTGCGCTCAAAACGACTGCGAACAGCTGGTGGATTGGTCATTAGTGATGTGACGACTCAGCTGGTACAGCAACTAACTTGCTCTTTAGTGATGCTGGGTGAACCTCAACGGACACTTACTGGCATTTCTTTCCCAGAGTCGTCCAGTACAAATGCTGCTGGTATTTCAAGTTAA